A stretch of the Pogona vitticeps strain Pit_001003342236 chromosome 8, PviZW2.1, whole genome shotgun sequence genome encodes the following:
- the LOC110070743 gene encoding gastrokine-2: MVNQQDSVAAFHIQSNKTSATVVYDYYHKLIGFRIHNKRKCSVVSMDLVAVPSLDEVIQKIEHFDQQVPGDDTLSYNFKKGKMADRTTLGTTINILCSDLPVYWAEKSHKEQRKGPLPCLGILIIQICLTLF, translated from the exons ATGGTGAATCAGCAGGACAGTGTGGCTGCTTTTCACATCCAAAGCAACAAAACATCAGCTACGGTTGTCTATGACTATTATCAT AAACTGATTGGCTTCCGAATtcacaacaaaagaaaatgttcagTGGTGTCCATGGATTTGGTTGCTGTTCCGAGCCTAGATGAAGTCATCCAGAAAATTGAGCACTTTGATCAACAG GTCCCAGGAGACGACACCTTGAGCTACAACTTCAAAAAAGGGAAAATGGCTGATCGGACCACTCTTGGAACCACCATTAACATCCTCTGTAGTGACCTCCCTGTATACTGGGCAGAG aaAAGTCACAAAGAGCAACGGAAAGGACCGCTACCTTGTCTAGGAATTTTGATTATTCAAATCTGCTTGACACTATTTTAA